A single Acropora palmata chromosome 5, jaAcrPala1.3, whole genome shotgun sequence DNA region contains:
- the LOC141880684 gene encoding upstream-binding protein 1-like isoform X2, with the protein MDTADLESSSLSDVTVEVTSSAPRSPIPATKKGVVMSKSPQRLPDENTTNCSPQCGIFYILRAPTSPTKRLEEDSLTYLNQGQSYLVELTCLPDEALKFKGQCIKSVVKLCFYERKLQVQESEKYEEWKNNRPADRLLEIDVPMSSGVYNIRSKGNLLNCYEFEWDPTKESKLYVIINCVSSEFTKGKSGGESGVPFSLQVDSFSPSSTTTDSNPIHCAGCQIKVFKSKGADRKHKVEMQKLELKSQDELGQLRPSLEYTELKKLPLKKEEDNSLCWMSPRSVAGSMSSPPPAPQVMSTSSNVLSTPAVLSSASPLGANNCSELTSQSTVNETRVWLQNNRFQNYTTMFANYTGADLLRLSKQDMVQILGPADGIRLHNSLQARAAHPLLTLYICMESAQQNSGMKEYYAMYLEALTLVELRKKLALKCSLSVEQIVGIYRQGPTGIYVLVDDEVVRNFVDEGHFIVQLVRGKDTYQVILK; encoded by the exons ATGGACACAGCTGATCTGGAATCCTCGTCACTTTCAGA TGTTACTGTTGAGGTCACTTCATCAGCCCCAAGGTCTCCAATACCGGCAACAAAGAAAGGAGTGGTTATGTCAAAGTCACCACAACGATTACCTGATGAAAACACCACTAACTGTAG TCCTCAATGTGGGATCTTTTATATTCTACGGGCTCCTACATCTCCAACCAAAAGACTTGAAGAAGATTCTCTAACGTATCTTAACCAAG GTCAGTCCTATCTGGTGGAATTGACATGCCTTCCAGACGAAGCACTGAAGTTTAAGGGACAGTGCATCAAG AGTGTAGTCAAGCTTTGTTTTTATGAGAGAAAGTTGCAAGTCCAAGAATCTGAAAAGTACGAGGAATGGAAAAACAACCGACCAGCTGATAGACTTTTGGAAATTG aTGTTCCTATGTCAAGTGGTGTTTATAATATCAGAAGTAAAGGAAATCTACTTAACTGCTATGAGTTTGAGTGGGATCCAACCAAAGAGTCCAAACTTTATGTCATT ATAAACTGCGTCAGCTCAGAATTCACTAAAGGAAAGAGTG GGGGAGAGAGTGGTGTACCATTTAGTTTACAAGTGGACTCTTTTTCACCCAGCTCAACAACAACTGACTCCAATCCAATCCACTGTGCAGGTTGTCAAATCAAAGTCTTTAAA TCAAAAGGTGCTGACAGAAAACACAAAGTAGAGATGCAGAAACTTGAACTCAAGTCTCAGGATGAGTTG GGCCAACTGAGACCAAGTCTGGAATACACGGAGTTAAAAAAG CTGCCTCTGAAGAAAGAAGAGGACAATAGTTTGTGTTGGATGTCTCCAAG GTCAGTAGCTGGATCCATGTCTTCGCCTCCCCCAGCTCCCCAAGTGATGTCCACATCCAGCAATGTCCTGTCTACTCCAGCAGTGCTGTCCAGTGCATCACCGTTAGGGGCAAATAATTGTTCA GAACTAACATCTCAATCAACAGTGAATGAAACTAGAGTTTGGCTGCAAAATAACAGATTTCAAAACTACACTACAATGTTTGCCAATTATACAG GTGCTGATCTTTTACGATTATCCAAGCAGGATATGGTCCAGATCTTAGGACCTGCTGATGGTATACGCTTGCATAACTCCCTCCAGGCCAG GGCTGCCCATCCATTATTGACATTGTATATTTGTATGGAATCTGCTCAACAAAACTCAGGAATGAAGGAGTACTATGCCATGTATCTTGAAGCCTTGACTCTTGTTGAACTTCGCAAAAAGCTTGCTCTTAAATGCAGTCTTAGCGTGGAACAGATTGTGGGCATTTATAG ACAAGGTCCAACAGGGATTTATGTTCTTGTAGATGATGAG gTGGTGAGAAATTTTGTAGATGAAGGACATTTTATTGTACAGCTTGTCAGAG GGAAGGACACATATCAAgttattttgaaatga
- the LOC141880690 gene encoding ras-related protein Rab-18-B-like, which translates to MDSDVLTTLKILIVGESGVGKSSLLLRFTDDTFDPDIGATIGVDFKVKTITVDGNKAKLAIWDTAGQERFRTLTPSYYRGAQGVILVYDTSSRETFDKLEEWLTEVEMYSTKKDIIKMLVGNKIDKEGREVDRKQGLQFARRHAMLFIEASARTREGVQLAFEELVEKIIQTPGLWEKDGTSGGVTLTAAGSQAMSGCGEMCSLN; encoded by the exons ATGGATAGCGATGTCCTTACCACACTAAAGATCTTGATTGTTGGAGAAAGTGGCGTAGGAAAGTCGAG CCTACTATTAAGGTTCACAGATGACACTTTCGATCCTGATATTGGAGCCACCATAG GTGTGGATTTCAAGGTGAAAACTATAACTGTAGATGGAAACAAGGCAAAGCTAGCAATTTGG GATACTGCAGGGCAAGAAAGATTTCGCACATTGACTCCAAGTTATTACAGAGGTGCTCAAGGTGTTATTCTAG TTTATGACACGAGTAGCAGGGAAACATTTGATAAGTTGGAGGAATGGCTAACTGAAGTGGAAATGTactcaacaaaaaaagatataaTCAAAATGTTAGTGGGCAACAAAATAGATAAg GAGGGAAGAGAAGTTGACAGAAAGCAAGGCTTACAATTTGCTAGGAGACATGCCATGTTATTCATTGAGGCTAG tGCTAGGACAAGAGAAGGTGTACAGTTGGCATTTGAAGAACTTGTAGAAAAA ATAATACAAACACCTGGTTTATGGGAGAAGGATGGTACCTCAGGTGGGGTAACACTGACTGCTGCAGGATCCCAAGCTATGTCTGGCTGTGGTGAAATGTGCTCTcttaattaa
- the LOC141880684 gene encoding transcription factor CP2-like isoform X1 translates to MTSNSSWRIDDMDGGLDGGLASELFNLSGLGNEFGAEGAYNMSDVLNLQIFKEEPSSVFQTMDTADLESSSLSDVTVEVTSSAPRSPIPATKKGVVMSKSPQRLPDENTTNCSPQCGIFYILRAPTSPTKRLEEDSLTYLNQGQSYLVELTCLPDEALKFKGQCIKSVVKLCFYERKLQVQESEKYEEWKNNRPADRLLEIDVPMSSGVYNIRSKGNLLNCYEFEWDPTKESKLYVIINCVSSEFTKGKSGGESGVPFSLQVDSFSPSSTTTDSNPIHCAGCQIKVFKSKGADRKHKVEMQKLELKSQDELGQLRPSLEYTELKKLPLKKEEDNSLCWMSPRSVAGSMSSPPPAPQVMSTSSNVLSTPAVLSSASPLGANNCSELTSQSTVNETRVWLQNNRFQNYTTMFANYTGADLLRLSKQDMVQILGPADGIRLHNSLQARAAHPLLTLYICMESAQQNSGMKEYYAMYLEALTLVELRKKLALKCSLSVEQIVGIYRQGPTGIYVLVDDEVVRNFVDEGHFIVQLVRGKDTYQVILK, encoded by the exons ATGACGAGCAACAGTAGTTGGAGGATTGACGATATGGATGGCGGATTGGACGGTGGCCTTGCTTCAGAACTTTTTAATCTTTCTGGTTTAGGCAATGAATTTGGAGCAGAGGGAGCGTATAACATGAG TGATGTCTTAAACTTGCAAATTTTCAAGGAAGAACCATCATCAGTGTTTCAGACTATGGACACAGCTGATCTGGAATCCTCGTCACTTTCAGA TGTTACTGTTGAGGTCACTTCATCAGCCCCAAGGTCTCCAATACCGGCAACAAAGAAAGGAGTGGTTATGTCAAAGTCACCACAACGATTACCTGATGAAAACACCACTAACTGTAG TCCTCAATGTGGGATCTTTTATATTCTACGGGCTCCTACATCTCCAACCAAAAGACTTGAAGAAGATTCTCTAACGTATCTTAACCAAG GTCAGTCCTATCTGGTGGAATTGACATGCCTTCCAGACGAAGCACTGAAGTTTAAGGGACAGTGCATCAAG AGTGTAGTCAAGCTTTGTTTTTATGAGAGAAAGTTGCAAGTCCAAGAATCTGAAAAGTACGAGGAATGGAAAAACAACCGACCAGCTGATAGACTTTTGGAAATTG aTGTTCCTATGTCAAGTGGTGTTTATAATATCAGAAGTAAAGGAAATCTACTTAACTGCTATGAGTTTGAGTGGGATCCAACCAAAGAGTCCAAACTTTATGTCATT ATAAACTGCGTCAGCTCAGAATTCACTAAAGGAAAGAGTG GGGGAGAGAGTGGTGTACCATTTAGTTTACAAGTGGACTCTTTTTCACCCAGCTCAACAACAACTGACTCCAATCCAATCCACTGTGCAGGTTGTCAAATCAAAGTCTTTAAA TCAAAAGGTGCTGACAGAAAACACAAAGTAGAGATGCAGAAACTTGAACTCAAGTCTCAGGATGAGTTG GGCCAACTGAGACCAAGTCTGGAATACACGGAGTTAAAAAAG CTGCCTCTGAAGAAAGAAGAGGACAATAGTTTGTGTTGGATGTCTCCAAG GTCAGTAGCTGGATCCATGTCTTCGCCTCCCCCAGCTCCCCAAGTGATGTCCACATCCAGCAATGTCCTGTCTACTCCAGCAGTGCTGTCCAGTGCATCACCGTTAGGGGCAAATAATTGTTCA GAACTAACATCTCAATCAACAGTGAATGAAACTAGAGTTTGGCTGCAAAATAACAGATTTCAAAACTACACTACAATGTTTGCCAATTATACAG GTGCTGATCTTTTACGATTATCCAAGCAGGATATGGTCCAGATCTTAGGACCTGCTGATGGTATACGCTTGCATAACTCCCTCCAGGCCAG GGCTGCCCATCCATTATTGACATTGTATATTTGTATGGAATCTGCTCAACAAAACTCAGGAATGAAGGAGTACTATGCCATGTATCTTGAAGCCTTGACTCTTGTTGAACTTCGCAAAAAGCTTGCTCTTAAATGCAGTCTTAGCGTGGAACAGATTGTGGGCATTTATAG ACAAGGTCCAACAGGGATTTATGTTCTTGTAGATGATGAG gTGGTGAGAAATTTTGTAGATGAAGGACATTTTATTGTACAGCTTGTCAGAG GGAAGGACACATATCAAgttattttgaaatga